In one window of Pseudomonas chlororaphis subsp. chlororaphis DNA:
- a CDS encoding MFS transporter, whose amino-acid sequence MPLSLLILALSAFAIGTTEFVIMGLLPDVANDLGVSIPGAGWLVTGYALGVAIGAPFMALATARLPRKAALVALMGIFIVGNLLCALASDYDVLMFARVVTALCHGAFFGIGSVVAAGLVPANKRASAVALMFTGLTLANVLGVPLGTALGQQAGWRSTFWAVTVIGVIALIGLIRFLPAKRDEEKLDMRSELIALKGAGIWLSLSMTALFSASVFTLFTYVAPLLGEVTGVSPQGVTWTLVLIGLGLTLGNIIGGKMADKSLSGTLVGVLIAMAVTSSVLTWTSVALIPTEVTLFLWATACFAAVPALQVNVVTFGKAAPNLVSTLNIGAFNIGNALGAWVGGSVIAHGYGLVNVPLAAAALAVLALLVTLITFRQGGNAELAPATN is encoded by the coding sequence ATGCCCCTCTCGCTCCTCATCCTGGCCTTGAGCGCCTTCGCCATCGGCACCACCGAGTTCGTCATCATGGGCCTGCTGCCCGATGTGGCGAACGACCTGGGTGTGTCGATCCCCGGCGCCGGCTGGCTGGTGACCGGCTACGCCCTGGGCGTGGCGATCGGCGCGCCGTTCATGGCCCTGGCCACCGCCAGGCTGCCGCGCAAGGCCGCCCTGGTAGCGCTGATGGGGATTTTCATCGTCGGCAACCTGCTGTGTGCGCTGGCCAGTGACTATGACGTGCTGATGTTCGCCCGTGTGGTCACCGCCCTGTGCCATGGCGCCTTCTTTGGTATCGGTTCGGTGGTCGCGGCAGGCCTGGTGCCCGCCAACAAGCGTGCCTCCGCCGTGGCCCTGATGTTCACCGGCCTGACCCTGGCCAACGTGCTCGGCGTACCGCTGGGCACCGCCCTGGGCCAGCAGGCCGGCTGGCGTTCGACCTTCTGGGCGGTGACCGTGATCGGCGTGATTGCCCTGATCGGCCTGATCCGCTTCCTGCCCGCCAAGCGCGACGAAGAGAAGCTCGACATGCGTTCGGAACTGATCGCCCTCAAGGGCGCCGGGATCTGGCTGTCGCTGAGCATGACCGCGCTGTTCTCCGCCTCGGTGTTCACCCTGTTCACCTATGTCGCCCCGCTGCTGGGCGAGGTGACCGGCGTCTCGCCCCAGGGCGTGACCTGGACCCTGGTGCTGATCGGCCTGGGCCTGACCCTGGGCAACATCATCGGCGGCAAGATGGCCGACAAGAGCCTGTCGGGAACCCTGGTCGGCGTGCTGATCGCCATGGCCGTGACCAGCTCCGTGCTGACCTGGACCAGCGTCGCGCTGATCCCCACCGAAGTCACCCTGTTCCTCTGGGCCACCGCCTGCTTCGCCGCGGTGCCCGCCCTGCAGGTCAACGTGGTGACCTTCGGCAAGGCCGCGCCGAACCTGGTGTCCACGCTGAACATCGGCGCCTTCAACATCGGCAACGCCCTGGGCGCCTGGGTCGGCGGCAGCGTCATCGCCCACGGCTACGGCCTGGTCAACGTGCCGCTGGCGGCCGCCGCGCTGGCGGTCCTGGCCCTGCTGGTGACGCTGATTACCTTTCGCCAGGGCGGCAATGCCGAACTGGCTCCTGCCACCAACTGA
- a CDS encoding ArsR/SmtB family transcription factor, whose translation MSIDLDEIIKALAHPVRRDILIWLKDPKVQFPDQTHNHEYGICAGQIDQRCGLSQSTVSAHLATLQRAGLISSQKAGQWHFFKRNEDVIQAFLEKLTAELRIKD comes from the coding sequence ATGTCCATCGACCTCGACGAAATAATAAAAGCCCTGGCGCACCCAGTACGACGAGACATCCTTATCTGGCTCAAGGACCCGAAGGTCCAGTTCCCCGATCAGACCCACAACCACGAGTACGGCATCTGCGCCGGACAGATCGACCAACGCTGCGGCCTGTCGCAGTCGACCGTCTCCGCGCACCTGGCGACCTTGCAACGGGCCGGCCTGATCAGCAGCCAGAAAGCCGGCCAGTGGCACTTTTTCAAACGCAACGAAGATGTGATCCAGGCCTTCCTCGAGAAGCTGACCGCAGAACTTCGCATCAAAGACTGA
- a CDS encoding acyl carrier protein phosphodiesterase, translating into MNYLAHLHLGGQRPGQLLGSLYGDFVKGRLQGQFNPEIEAAIQLHRSIDIFTDRHPLVGESLSRFSLTRRRYAGIVLDVFFDHCLARDWMLYADRPLELFTSDVYRVLAAEPRLPGRLAQIAPHMAAHDWLGSYREFEVLEQVLRGIARRLSRPEELAAAMGELERLYQPLSEDFRAFYPQLQAFAAQHMQPR; encoded by the coding sequence ATGAATTATCTCGCACATCTGCATCTCGGCGGCCAGCGCCCCGGTCAATTACTCGGCAGTTTGTATGGCGACTTCGTCAAAGGGCGCCTGCAGGGCCAGTTCAACCCGGAAATCGAGGCGGCGATCCAGCTGCATCGCAGCATCGACATCTTTACCGACCGCCATCCGTTGGTGGGTGAGTCGCTGTCGCGTTTTTCCCTGACCCGCCGGCGTTATGCCGGCATCGTCCTGGACGTGTTTTTCGACCACTGCCTGGCCCGTGACTGGATGCTCTATGCCGACCGGCCGTTGGAATTGTTCACTTCGGACGTGTACCGGGTGCTGGCGGCCGAACCCCGGTTGCCCGGGCGCCTGGCGCAGATCGCGCCGCATATGGCCGCCCATGACTGGCTGGGTTCCTACCGCGAGTTCGAGGTGCTGGAGCAGGTGTTGCGGGGGATTGCCCGGCGCCTGTCACGCCCGGAAGAGCTGGCGGCGGCGATGGGCGAGCTGGAGCGGCTGTATCAGCCGTTGAGCGAGGACTTCCGGGCGTTCTACCCGCAGTTGCAGGCGTTCGCCGCGCAACATATGCAGCCGCGGTAG
- a CDS encoding lysophospholipid acyltransferase family protein gives MRRLRVYGRIARVLLVVALGLSMACVFGVFERLGVAHSMVRRQRWSRFFMARLSNALPFGVTVHGEVPKQPMLWVSNHVSWTDIPLLGALTPLSFLSKAEVRTWPVAGWLAAKAGSLFIRRGSGDSQLIRKQMTRHLQQTHPLLMFPEGTTTDGRSLRTFHGRLLASAIDADVALQPVAIRYLRDGDIDPLAPFIGDDDLLSHLMRLFANDQGRVEIHLLQPIACQGQERAALAFQAQQAVQKVLFGDIAQPAEPRRAGDLIAA, from the coding sequence ATGCGCCGGCTACGGGTCTACGGGCGCATCGCCCGGGTGCTGCTGGTGGTGGCGCTGGGCCTGAGCATGGCCTGCGTGTTCGGCGTGTTCGAGCGCCTGGGCGTCGCCCATTCCATGGTCCGGCGCCAGCGCTGGTCGCGCTTTTTCATGGCGCGCCTGAGCAATGCCCTGCCCTTCGGCGTGACGGTGCACGGCGAGGTGCCGAAGCAGCCGATGCTGTGGGTCAGCAATCACGTGTCCTGGACCGATATCCCGTTGCTCGGTGCGCTGACACCGCTGTCGTTCCTGTCCAAGGCCGAAGTGCGCACCTGGCCGGTCGCCGGCTGGCTGGCCGCCAAGGCCGGCAGCCTGTTTATCCGCCGCGGTTCGGGCGACAGCCAGTTGATCCGCAAGCAGATGACCCGCCATCTGCAGCAAACCCACCCGCTGCTGATGTTCCCCGAAGGCACCACCACCGACGGCCGCAGCCTGCGCACGTTCCACGGTCGCCTGCTGGCCAGCGCCATCGACGCCGACGTGGCGTTGCAGCCGGTGGCCATTCGTTACCTGCGCGATGGCGATATCGATCCGCTGGCGCCGTTCATCGGCGACGATGATTTGCTGTCGCACCTGATGCGTTTGTTCGCCAACGATCAGGGCCGGGTGGAAATCCATCTGCTCCAGCCGATTGCCTGTCAGGGCCAGGAGCGCGCCGCGCTGGCGTTCCAGGCGCAACAGGCGGTGCAGAAGGTTCTGTTTGGCGACATCGCCCAGCCAGCCGAGCCACGGCGTGCCGGCGACCTGATCGCCGCCTGA
- the olsB gene encoding L-ornithine N(alpha)-acyltransferase, translated as MTQIARISDTGNERRLQAERLVGAAALQEAQALRFNVFSGEFNAKLKGAELGLDMDDYDVHCSHIGVRDLNSGRLVATTRLLDHQAASSLGRFYSEEEFSLHGLVQLKGPILEIGRTCVDPAYRNGGTIAVLWGELAEVLNQGGYSYLMGCASIPMQDGGVQAHAIMQRLRERYLCTEHLRAEPKNPLPNLDIPSNVIAEMPPLLKAYMRLGAKICGEPCWDQDFQVADVFILLKRDELCPRYARHFKAAV; from the coding sequence ATGACTCAGATCGCCCGCATCAGCGACACCGGCAATGAACGCCGCCTGCAAGCCGAGCGCCTGGTGGGCGCCGCGGCCCTGCAAGAAGCCCAGGCCCTGCGCTTCAACGTCTTCAGCGGCGAGTTCAACGCCAAACTGAAAGGCGCGGAGCTGGGTCTGGACATGGATGACTATGATGTCCACTGCAGCCACATTGGCGTGCGTGACTTGAACAGCGGCCGCCTGGTCGCCACCACCCGCCTGCTCGACCACCAGGCCGCCAGCAGCCTGGGGCGTTTCTACAGCGAAGAAGAATTCAGCCTGCACGGCCTGGTCCAGCTCAAGGGCCCGATCCTCGAGATCGGCCGCACCTGCGTCGACCCGGCCTACCGCAATGGCGGCACCATCGCCGTGCTCTGGGGCGAGCTGGCCGAAGTGCTCAACCAGGGCGGCTACAGTTACTTGATGGGCTGCGCCAGCATCCCGATGCAGGACGGCGGCGTGCAGGCCCACGCGATCATGCAGCGCCTGCGCGAACGCTACCTGTGCACCGAGCACCTGCGCGCCGAACCGAAGAACCCGCTGCCGAACCTCGATATCCCGTCCAACGTCATCGCCGAGATGCCGCCGCTGCTCAAGGCCTACATGCGCCTGGGCGCGAAGATCTGCGGCGAGCCGTGCTGGGACCAGGATTTCCAAGTGGCCGACGTGTTCATCCTGCTCAAGCGCGATGAGCTGTGCCCGCGCTACGCCCGTCACTTCAAGGCGGCCGTGTGA
- a CDS encoding acyl-CoA dehydrogenase middle domain-containing protein — protein MPWQALLHSRRRLPAHPDLAEGYAALLQELGPVTPFELAVRGGRLMATPGLAFLVGYQAALRMLWPSAPLSLGALCATEQRSLRPADMQTRLQDLHLNGRKDFVTAGDAADWLLIAARCEAPGESPRLNLAVVYAGEPGVKVDKLSAIPLMPDISHGRLQLDNALCERLAGDGWDAYVKPFRTLEDIYVLSAMTAWLYGVGQDNDWPQTLLLQLLALLAGCAEVSRQNPSLGSGHVLLGGLFAQFDGLKPALEQAFADGPPQWAELWKRDRAVLDLAAGARSKRLAKALAL, from the coding sequence ATGCCCTGGCAAGCCCTGCTGCACAGCCGTCGCCGGCTGCCCGCCCACCCGGACCTGGCCGAAGGTTATGCCGCGTTGTTACAGGAACTGGGACCGGTGACGCCCTTCGAGCTGGCGGTGCGCGGTGGGAGGTTGATGGCCACCCCGGGGCTGGCCTTCCTGGTGGGCTACCAGGCGGCTTTGCGCATGCTCTGGCCCAGCGCGCCGCTGAGCCTGGGTGCGCTGTGCGCCACCGAGCAGCGCAGCCTGCGCCCGGCCGATATGCAGACCCGCCTGCAGGACCTGCACCTGAACGGGCGCAAGGATTTTGTCACCGCCGGCGATGCCGCCGACTGGCTGCTGATCGCCGCTCGCTGCGAAGCGCCAGGCGAGTCGCCGCGCTTGAACCTGGCGGTGGTCTATGCCGGCGAGCCCGGGGTCAAGGTCGACAAGCTGTCGGCGATCCCGCTGATGCCGGATATCAGCCACGGCCGCCTGCAACTGGATAACGCCCTGTGCGAACGGCTGGCGGGCGACGGTTGGGATGCCTACGTCAAACCCTTCCGCACCCTGGAAGACATCTATGTACTCAGCGCCATGACCGCCTGGCTGTATGGCGTCGGCCAGGACAACGACTGGCCGCAGACCCTGCTCCTGCAATTGCTGGCCTTGCTCGCCGGTTGCGCGGAAGTCAGCCGGCAGAACCCCTCACTGGGCAGCGGGCATGTGTTGCTGGGTGGCCTGTTCGCCCAGTTCGACGGGCTCAAGCCGGCCCTTGAGCAGGCCTTTGCCGATGGCCCGCCGCAGTGGGCCGAATTGTGGAAGCGCGATCGGGCGGTGCTGGACCTGGCGGCGGGCGCGCGGAGCAAACGCCTGGCCAAGGCGCTGGCTCTATAG
- a CDS encoding serine hydrolase domain-containing protein, which produces MLKGSTLLLALLLMLPSAWAENWPGAQWSKGPAASGPALEALEAYAFAPRNEATRLGIRSDALLVIRDGQLIYERYADPTNADTPHLTWSISKSLLAAVLGVAYGEGRFQLQDKAARFLPALRQHPDIRMADLLHWASGLDWQEDYEYAPLKSSVVAMLYTRGHGDMATFTAEHPVFSPPGQVFRYSSGDSNLLSAALKGMLGAQRYADYPWQALFEPLGITHAVWESDATGTFVGSSYAYLTARDLARVGLLMLRDGRWGERQLLPRDWVEFTRTPFAGYQANQDELVPGGHWWLNGAIGGAPPPWPDAPADTFAALGHWGQALYVIPSAGLVIVRYADDRDGSYSHNALLKLALAAFARQVQP; this is translated from the coding sequence ATGCTCAAAGGCTCGACCCTGCTGCTTGCGTTGCTGTTGATGCTCCCATCGGCCTGGGCCGAGAACTGGCCCGGCGCGCAATGGAGCAAGGGCCCCGCGGCCAGCGGCCCGGCCCTTGAGGCATTGGAGGCCTATGCCTTCGCGCCCCGCAACGAGGCGACCCGCCTGGGCATCCGCAGCGACGCCTTGCTGGTGATTCGCGACGGCCAGTTGATCTATGAGCGTTACGCCGACCCGACCAACGCCGACACCCCACACCTGACCTGGTCCATCAGCAAAAGCCTGTTGGCCGCGGTGCTGGGCGTGGCCTATGGCGAAGGGCGTTTCCAGTTGCAGGACAAGGCCGCGCGCTTCCTGCCGGCGCTGCGCCAGCACCCGGATATCCGCATGGCCGACCTGCTGCACTGGGCCTCGGGCCTGGATTGGCAGGAGGACTACGAGTACGCGCCACTCAAGTCCTCGGTGGTGGCCATGCTCTACACCCGTGGCCATGGCGATATGGCGACCTTTACCGCCGAACACCCGGTCTTCAGCCCGCCGGGGCAGGTGTTTCGTTATTCCAGCGGTGACAGCAACCTGCTGTCGGCGGCCCTGAAAGGCATGCTGGGAGCCCAGCGTTATGCCGACTATCCCTGGCAGGCGCTGTTCGAGCCCCTGGGCATTACCCACGCCGTGTGGGAAAGCGACGCCACCGGCACCTTCGTCGGTTCCTCCTATGCCTACCTCACTGCCCGCGATCTGGCGCGGGTCGGCCTGTTGATGCTGCGCGATGGGCGTTGGGGCGAGCGCCAGTTGCTGCCCAGGGACTGGGTCGAATTCACTCGCACGCCGTTCGCCGGTTATCAGGCCAATCAGGACGAGCTGGTGCCCGGCGGCCATTGGTGGCTCAACGGCGCTATTGGCGGAGCTCCGCCGCCCTGGCCGGACGCGCCGGCCGATACCTTCGCGGCGCTGGGCCATTGGGGGCAGGCGTTGTACGTGATCCCCAGCGCCGGGCTGGTGATCGTGCGTTATGCCGACGACCGCGACGGCAGCTATAGCCACAACGCATTGCTCAAGCTGGCCCTGGCGGCCTTCGCCCGGCAGGTGCAGCCATGA
- a CDS encoding M20 aminoacylase family protein, with protein sequence MTRFPHIFAWLDDVASDLRAVRQDIHAHPELGFEENRTAALVARSLEEWGYQVHSGIGKTGVVAVLRNGNSPRRLGLRADMDALPIIENSGVAYSSRHSGCMHACGHDGHTAMLLGAARYLAATRQFDGTLTLIFQPAEEGQGGAEAMLADGLLERFPCDALFGMHNMPGLPAGHLGFRQGPMMASQDLLTVTLEGVGGHGSMPHLTVDPLVAAASVVMALQTVVARNIDAQEAAVVTVGALQAGEAANVIPQQALLRLSLRALNAPVREQMLERVKAIIHTQAQSFGCSASIEHRPAYPVLVNSPEQTEFARQVGVALLGEQAVDGNTRKLMGSEDFAWMLQRCPGSYLFIGNGLSRPMVHNPGYDFNDDILLTGAAYWAALAESWLEPA encoded by the coding sequence ATGACCCGTTTCCCGCATATCTTTGCCTGGCTCGACGACGTCGCCAGCGACCTGCGCGCCGTGCGCCAGGACATCCACGCCCATCCCGAACTCGGTTTCGAGGAGAACCGCACCGCGGCGCTGGTCGCCCGCTCCCTGGAGGAGTGGGGTTACCAAGTGCATAGCGGCATCGGCAAGACCGGCGTGGTCGCTGTGCTGCGCAATGGCAACAGCCCGCGCAGGCTTGGCCTGCGCGCCGACATGGACGCCTTGCCGATCATCGAGAACAGCGGCGTGGCCTACAGCAGCCGCCACAGCGGTTGCATGCATGCCTGCGGGCACGATGGCCACACTGCCATGCTCCTCGGCGCGGCGCGTTACCTGGCGGCCACGCGCCAGTTCGACGGCACCCTGACCCTGATTTTCCAGCCGGCCGAAGAAGGCCAGGGCGGCGCCGAAGCGATGCTCGCCGACGGCCTGCTGGAGCGTTTCCCCTGCGACGCGTTGTTCGGCATGCACAACATGCCGGGGCTGCCGGCCGGCCACCTGGGTTTTCGTCAAGGGCCGATGATGGCCTCCCAGGACCTGCTCACCGTGACCCTCGAAGGCGTGGGTGGGCACGGTTCGATGCCGCACCTGACGGTCGACCCGCTGGTGGCTGCGGCCAGTGTGGTGATGGCCTTGCAAACCGTGGTGGCGCGCAACATCGATGCCCAGGAGGCGGCGGTGGTGACGGTCGGTGCGCTGCAGGCCGGCGAGGCGGCCAACGTGATTCCGCAACAGGCGCTGCTGCGCCTGAGCCTGCGGGCGCTGAACGCGCCAGTGCGCGAGCAGATGCTCGAACGGGTCAAGGCGATCATCCACACCCAGGCCCAGAGCTTCGGCTGCTCGGCCAGCATCGAACACCGCCCGGCCTATCCGGTGCTGGTCAACAGCCCGGAGCAGACCGAATTCGCCCGTCAGGTCGGGGTGGCGCTGCTGGGCGAGCAGGCGGTCGACGGCAACACGCGCAAGCTGATGGGCAGTGAAGACTTCGCCTGGATGCTGCAGCGCTGCCCCGGCAGCTACCTGTTTATCGGCAACGGCCTGTCCCGGCCGATGGTTCACAACCCCGGCTATGACTTCAACGACGACATCCTGCTGACCGGCGCCGCCTATTGGGCCGCGCTGGCCGAGAGCTGGCTCGAGCCGGCCTGA
- a CDS encoding citrate-proton symporter, producing the protein MHTSKSSVSRTRQVVAAVIGNALEWYDFIVYGFLASIIARQFFPSDDEYASLLMALATFGVGFFMRPVGGILLGMYSDRKGRKAAMQLIIRLMTVSIALIAFAPNYAAIGMGAPLMIVVARMLQGFATGGEYASATAFLVESAPAHRKGLYGSWQLVGQCLAVFSGAAMVALVTHLFSPEDLDLWGWRLPFVIGLLIGPVGLWIRKYMEEPEAFVEARRQVRGNGPGLMQVLREHRRSILVSMGLACGATVSFYVVLVNMPTFAHKNLGLPLDQVLLVQMFAVALMTVVIPLSGALSDRLGRRPVLLAFTLAFFVMVYPLYVWVAAAPSIERLLVMQVLLCSAIGGFFGPAPTALAEQFPVQVRSTGVSVAYNVAVMVFGGFAPLIVTWLSKVLGTPVAPAFYVLFACVLTLLGTYCLYEAPKEKKPSTLNFGVKP; encoded by the coding sequence ATGCACACCTCGAAATCCAGTGTTTCGCGTACCCGGCAAGTGGTCGCCGCGGTGATCGGCAACGCCCTGGAGTGGTACGACTTCATCGTCTACGGCTTTCTGGCCAGCATCATCGCCCGGCAGTTTTTTCCCTCCGACGACGAATACGCCTCGTTGCTGATGGCCCTGGCCACCTTCGGCGTGGGCTTTTTCATGCGCCCGGTGGGCGGCATCCTGCTGGGCATGTATTCCGACCGCAAAGGCCGCAAGGCCGCCATGCAACTGATCATCCGCTTGATGACAGTCTCCATCGCCCTGATCGCCTTTGCCCCCAACTACGCGGCCATCGGCATGGGCGCGCCGCTGATGATCGTGGTCGCGCGGATGCTGCAGGGCTTCGCCACCGGCGGCGAATACGCCAGTGCCACGGCCTTCCTGGTGGAAAGCGCGCCGGCGCACCGCAAGGGCCTGTATGGTTCCTGGCAATTGGTCGGGCAATGCCTGGCGGTGTTCTCCGGGGCGGCGATGGTGGCGCTGGTCACCCATCTGTTCTCGCCCGAGGACCTCGACCTGTGGGGCTGGCGCCTGCCGTTCGTGATCGGCTTGCTGATCGGCCCGGTGGGCCTGTGGATCCGCAAGTACATGGAGGAGCCGGAAGCCTTCGTCGAGGCCCGCAGGCAGGTGCGCGGCAACGGCCCGGGCCTGATGCAGGTGCTGCGCGAGCACCGGCGCAGCATCCTGGTGTCCATGGGACTGGCCTGCGGGGCGACGGTGTCGTTCTACGTGGTGCTGGTGAACATGCCGACCTTCGCCCACAAGAACCTCGGCTTGCCGCTGGACCAGGTGTTGCTGGTGCAGATGTTCGCGGTGGCGCTGATGACGGTGGTGATTCCATTGTCCGGCGCCCTGTCGGACCGGCTGGGGCGGCGCCCGGTATTGCTGGCCTTCACCCTGGCGTTTTTCGTCATGGTGTACCCGCTGTATGTCTGGGTCGCCGCGGCGCCCTCGATCGAGCGGCTGCTGGTGATGCAGGTGCTGCTGTGCAGCGCCATCGGCGGCTTCTTCGGCCCGGCGCCGACGGCACTGGCCGAACAGTTCCCGGTGCAGGTGCGTTCCACCGGGGTGTCGGTGGCCTACAACGTGGCGGTCATGGTCTTCGGCGGTTTCGCTCCGCTGATCGTGACCTGGCTCAGCAAGGTACTGGGCACCCCGGTGGCCCCGGCGTTTTATGTCTTGTTTGCCTGCGTGTTGACGCTGCTGGGCACTTATTGCCTGTATGAGGCACCCAAAGAGAAGAAACCGAGCACACTGAATTTCGGGGTGAAGCCTTGA
- a CDS encoding amidase, translating to MDIAIQDLGPIVELGAVELSRAIHARRFSCREVMSAYLDRIERCNPRVNALVSLRERQVLLAEAEARDRQLDRGQSLGWMHGMPQAIKDLAATAGLRTTLGSPLFAEQIPAHDAICVERVRASGAIIVGKSNVPEFGLGSQTYNKVFGTTGNAYDPTLNAGGSSGGAAVALALRMLPVADGSDMMGSLRNPAAFNNVFGLRPSQGRVPHGPAPELFVQQLATEGPMGRSVADIACLLATQAGYDSRVPLSLKDDPAIFNEPLQRDFRGTRLGWLGDYDGYLAMDDGVLALCESALGDFRQLGCEVEACQPAFSMATLWQCWLVHRHWLVQGNLGPLYADPQKRQLLKPEAQWEVEGGLRLSAADVYQASQIRSDWYRALERLFERYDFLLLPSAQVFPFDAGVPWPRLVGGREMDTYHRWMEVVIGPTLAGLPSLSVPVGFNPAGLPMGMQIIGPAQADRAVLQLGHAHEQLTQWVRRRPPGHPL from the coding sequence ATGGATATCGCAATACAAGACCTTGGACCCATTGTTGAGCTGGGCGCCGTCGAGCTGTCCCGGGCGATCCACGCCCGCAGGTTTTCCTGCCGCGAAGTGATGTCGGCCTATCTGGACCGGATCGAGCGCTGCAACCCCCGGGTCAATGCCCTGGTGTCGTTGCGTGAGCGCCAGGTACTGCTGGCCGAGGCCGAGGCGCGCGACCGCCAGCTGGACCGGGGCCAGTCCCTGGGGTGGATGCACGGCATGCCCCAGGCGATCAAGGACCTGGCGGCCACCGCCGGGCTGCGCACGACCCTGGGTTCGCCGCTGTTCGCCGAACAGATCCCGGCCCATGACGCCATCTGCGTGGAGCGGGTCCGGGCCAGCGGGGCGATCATCGTCGGCAAGAGCAACGTGCCGGAGTTCGGTCTGGGCTCGCAGACCTACAACAAGGTGTTCGGCACCACCGGCAATGCCTACGACCCGACGTTGAATGCCGGCGGCAGCAGTGGCGGGGCGGCGGTGGCCCTGGCGCTGCGCATGCTGCCGGTGGCCGATGGCAGCGACATGATGGGCTCGTTGCGCAACCCGGCGGCCTTCAACAATGTCTTCGGCCTGCGCCCGTCCCAGGGCCGGGTGCCCCACGGCCCGGCGCCGGAGCTGTTCGTCCAGCAACTGGCCACCGAGGGGCCGATGGGCCGCAGCGTGGCCGATATCGCGTGCTTGCTCGCCACCCAGGCCGGGTACGACTCGCGGGTGCCGTTGTCGCTCAAGGACGACCCGGCGATCTTCAACGAGCCTTTGCAGCGGGACTTTCGCGGCACGCGCCTGGGCTGGCTGGGGGACTACGACGGCTATCTGGCCATGGACGATGGCGTGTTGGCGCTGTGTGAGTCGGCGTTGGGGGATTTTCGCCAGCTGGGCTGCGAGGTCGAAGCCTGCCAGCCGGCGTTTTCCATGGCGACGCTGTGGCAGTGTTGGCTGGTGCACCGGCATTGGCTGGTCCAGGGCAACCTGGGGCCGCTGTATGCCGACCCGCAGAAGCGCCAGCTGCTCAAGCCCGAGGCGCAGTGGGAAGTCGAGGGCGGGCTGCGCCTGAGCGCGGCGGATGTCTACCAGGCCTCGCAGATTCGCAGCGACTGGTACCGGGCCCTGGAGCGCTTGTTCGAGCGTTACGATTTCCTGCTGTTGCCCAGCGCCCAAGTGTTCCCTTTCGATGCAGGGGTGCCTTGGCCGCGCCTTGTCGGAGGGCGGGAAATGGATACTTACCATCGCTGGATGGAAGTGGTGATCGGCCCGACCCTGGCCGGCCTGCCGAGCCTCAGCGTGCCGGTCGGCTTCAACCCGGCGGGCTTGCCCATGGGCATGCAGATCATCGGCCCGGCCCAGGCCGACCGGGCCGTGTTGCAGCTCGGTCATGCCCACGAACAACTGACGCAGTGGGTCAGGCGCCGGCCGCCGGGTCATCCGTTGTAA
- a CDS encoding IclR family transcriptional regulator, with the protein MACKVETSSVRSVERALAIVELLGQHQALGLEELHYLTALPKATVSRMLLTLQEQGWIYRGLSDRRYRLCARRLFGDQQQRFKRQLVERAAPWLQALSERTGLVVDLSCFDGERLEVMESSIPAVLRKRYPHNCQIVGHYSSLFHSAMGKACLAELDHEQVQRLAVRERVPQEDQYRACEQSQHQGFGQRTEGYWEYPVRLPFLIRAVALPIRDQGRLVGSMALHWPMDQAPVERVLSLHLDSLAATVHDVERSL; encoded by the coding sequence ATGGCCTGCAAGGTAGAAACCAGCAGTGTGCGTTCGGTCGAACGGGCGTTGGCGATCGTCGAACTGCTGGGCCAGCACCAGGCCCTGGGCCTGGAGGAGCTGCACTACCTGACGGCGCTGCCCAAGGCCACGGTGTCGCGCATGCTCCTGACGTTGCAGGAGCAGGGCTGGATCTATCGCGGCCTGAGCGACCGGCGTTACCGGCTGTGCGCCAGGCGGCTGTTCGGCGACCAGCAGCAACGCTTCAAACGGCAGTTGGTGGAGCGTGCCGCGCCCTGGTTGCAGGCGTTGAGCGAGCGCACCGGGCTGGTGGTCGACCTGTCGTGTTTCGACGGCGAGCGCCTGGAAGTCATGGAAAGCTCGATCCCGGCAGTGCTGCGCAAGCGTTATCCGCATAACTGCCAGATCGTCGGCCACTATTCGAGCCTGTTCCATTCGGCGATGGGCAAGGCTTGCCTGGCTGAACTGGATCACGAGCAGGTCCAGCGCCTGGCCGTCCGCGAGCGGGTGCCCCAGGAGGACCAGTACCGCGCCTGCGAACAATCCCAGCATCAGGGGTTCGGCCAGCGCACCGAGGGCTATTGGGAGTACCCGGTGCGGCTGCCGTTCCTGATCCGCGCCGTGGCCTTGCCGATTCGTGACCAGGGCCGGCTGGTGGGCAGCATGGCCCTGCACTGGCCGATGGACCAGGCGCCGGTGGAGCGGGTGCTGAGTTTGCACCTGGACAGCCTCGCGGCGACTGTCCACGATGTCGAGCGCAGCCTGTAG